One window from the genome of Microbulbifer sp. ALW1 encodes:
- a CDS encoding Type 1 glutamine amidotransferase-like domain-containing protein, which translates to MRFKYLLTLLLLLMSQVALACISTESESNDAESDADGPLCSGQSVVAGIGSRRDQDWYYFNVTTPADLSISLAHSSADDFDWHLYDSASRLYSAETGNSPESATISVTGAGLYTLKVTRYAGRGDYTLDVHGIPDGSSSGGSSGGGSSGGNGGDPCDVGLRPAKPGGLTRYISGNEADICVTQSTGGLLVMGGGSDVDNAFTRRVKPLISGGDVVVLRTSGSDGYNDYLKNLLNADSVETLIVDRQQYANDEYVTWAVRSAEFVWIAGGDQSDYLNQWQGTALQVALGEVLARGGVLGGTSAGAAVQSEYIYDPDGILGAYSSEAVSDLCHENINISSGFLASPVMQSVIVDTHFAERDRMGRLLAFMAGLPAGTLGIGVDEATSIFIGADGSGVVDGSGDVYVLAEDAQTSRTQAQCGAPVIYEGVLRYKLSEFDAFNFLNGSTNVTPKRIGVDGRLGNFYINQPYQ; encoded by the coding sequence ATGCGATTTAAATATTTACTGACCCTGTTGCTCTTGCTGATGAGCCAGGTTGCACTTGCCTGCATATCGACGGAAAGTGAATCCAATGACGCGGAATCTGATGCGGATGGCCCCCTGTGTTCCGGGCAAAGCGTGGTCGCCGGTATCGGCAGTCGGCGCGACCAGGACTGGTATTATTTTAACGTCACGACGCCGGCGGACCTGAGCATTTCACTGGCCCACAGTAGCGCCGACGATTTTGATTGGCACCTGTATGACAGTGCCTCTCGACTGTATAGCGCGGAAACGGGCAACAGCCCGGAAAGCGCAACTATCTCGGTCACCGGAGCTGGCCTCTACACCTTGAAGGTTACTCGTTACGCTGGGCGTGGTGACTACACCCTGGACGTGCATGGTATCCCCGACGGCAGCAGTAGTGGCGGTAGCAGTGGGGGTGGCAGCAGTGGCGGAAATGGTGGCGATCCTTGCGATGTCGGTTTACGTCCGGCCAAACCCGGAGGGCTTACCCGCTATATTTCCGGGAATGAGGCCGATATTTGTGTGACGCAAAGCACCGGTGGCCTTCTGGTGATGGGCGGCGGGTCCGATGTGGACAATGCATTTACCCGCCGAGTCAAACCACTGATCAGCGGTGGGGATGTCGTCGTTCTACGCACCAGCGGCAGTGACGGCTACAACGATTATCTGAAAAATTTGTTGAATGCAGATTCGGTAGAAACGCTGATTGTCGATCGCCAGCAGTACGCCAATGATGAATATGTCACCTGGGCTGTGCGCTCTGCAGAGTTTGTCTGGATTGCCGGAGGGGACCAGTCCGATTACCTCAATCAGTGGCAGGGAACCGCGTTACAGGTTGCCCTTGGAGAGGTATTGGCGAGGGGTGGTGTACTTGGTGGTACCTCGGCAGGCGCTGCGGTTCAGTCAGAGTATATCTATGACCCCGATGGCATCCTGGGCGCTTACTCTTCGGAAGCGGTCAGTGACTTGTGCCATGAAAATATCAATATTTCCAGCGGCTTCCTTGCCAGTCCGGTGATGCAATCGGTGATCGTTGATACCCATTTTGCCGAGCGCGACCGCATGGGGCGTCTTTTGGCGTTTATGGCAGGTCTTCCAGCCGGAACACTGGGGATTGGCGTCGATGAGGCGACCTCGATTTTCATTGGCGCGGATGGTAGCGGGGTAGTCGATGGCAGTGGCGATGTCTATGTACTTGCGGAAGATGCCCAGACATCGCGTACCCAGGCACAATGTGGTGCCCCGGTGATCTATGAAGGTGTGTTGCGATACAAGCTTTCCGAGTTTGATGCGTTCAATTTTCTGAATGGCTCTACCAATGTGACGCCCAAGCGTATTGGTGTGGATGGTCGCTTAGGTAATTTTTATATCAACCAGCCGTACCAGTAG
- a CDS encoding TonB-dependent receptor domain-containing protein — protein sequence MDNRTQLYKAIRLAIGCSLFGTSAIAFAQEVPKPVDETVEEVVVTGTHIKGLDTEGAVQVVQINRDDIEASGATSAIEVLQRLTQTGGGSGTFSTATAGVIAGDTPVGASGVSLRGLGASSTLVLVNGRRVSVSSFAKGQESFVDVNSIPLSAIERVEVLPSGAAATYGADAVAGVVNFVLRDDFEGSEISLTHGNSTAASDEGKYNLNWVWGRQGERSHTMIVADLYSRNALYDRDREITANSIRPSQQGVYPSFNDLWLMYYDQTQGPADGGCPEAQFKSGSFGEYCEFNTNAVEATQDEYESASVVATFNYDISERLEWFNTLMLQASESLGTSSPANFSRAPFDPESPLWPDALKAELVEEGSFHPDYPSSDFSDFYGFPIYAWGKFTDPRSVKVETQSARLVSGLRGEVSSWNWEVAANLGRSESEQRGISGLYNSEAFFNASLGNLCSDGTVVNRWDLDLVRPGASYGAGETCEDIGKTTAWYNPFNGQTDQPDAIDQFVRTDARRGGVSNLYAIDGNISGSWLELPAGAIQVAFGGEFRRETVQDTPSGEAVSTTLNPEPILGFSSTSADAARNQWAIYTEQMIPLAANTELQLALRYDYYDSFGGDTNPKVALRHAFSDAVIFRSNWSTSFRAPSLAQVGAGTLLSSYRVDCSETAEACDGDMTESGEFLFSEEVSNDALKPETATTWGAGFLLKPSEDTEITIDYWNIEHENLIGVEEDDFIRRAFAGEFPIVGEGELPTGQAGLEVSNGFVVDGHFLLTNLGWQKTSGVDMAVTQYLDTDNWGSFRLTLDATYMAEFDKLPSATSGVISEAGEYTYPRWLANTSLRWRYQEWSSTLSARYTHSYADDPDPRVREAANLPEFVEVDSWIVFDLSVSRDFDSGSWLSLRVNNLLDEEPPLAYGTSANVDFFNHNSMGRFYTLSYGYTF from the coding sequence ATGGATAACAGAACCCAGTTATATAAGGCTATTCGCCTTGCCATCGGTTGTTCGCTATTCGGTACCAGTGCGATTGCGTTTGCGCAGGAGGTGCCTAAACCGGTGGACGAAACGGTTGAAGAAGTTGTTGTTACCGGAACCCATATCAAAGGTCTGGATACGGAAGGGGCGGTACAGGTAGTGCAGATCAACCGCGACGATATCGAAGCGTCCGGTGCGACGTCTGCAATTGAGGTGCTGCAACGCCTGACGCAAACCGGCGGTGGTAGCGGGACTTTCTCTACGGCCACAGCAGGCGTGATTGCTGGCGATACGCCAGTGGGCGCCTCCGGGGTTTCCCTGCGCGGACTGGGTGCCAGTTCGACTCTGGTTCTGGTGAATGGTCGCCGTGTTTCTGTCAGTTCGTTTGCGAAAGGGCAGGAGTCTTTCGTTGACGTCAACTCCATTCCTTTGTCCGCAATTGAGCGCGTCGAAGTGCTGCCCAGCGGTGCTGCGGCCACTTACGGTGCCGATGCGGTAGCCGGGGTAGTGAACTTCGTACTGCGGGACGATTTCGAGGGGAGCGAAATAAGCCTGACGCATGGCAACTCGACTGCCGCCAGTGATGAAGGCAAGTACAACCTCAACTGGGTATGGGGGCGGCAGGGGGAGCGCAGCCACACCATGATTGTTGCAGACCTGTATTCCCGAAACGCACTTTATGATCGCGACCGTGAGATTACCGCAAACTCCATTCGCCCCAGTCAGCAGGGGGTTTACCCGAGTTTCAATGATTTGTGGCTGATGTATTACGATCAGACACAGGGCCCGGCGGACGGGGGGTGTCCCGAGGCACAATTCAAGTCGGGCTCTTTTGGTGAATACTGTGAGTTCAACACCAATGCAGTGGAAGCGACGCAAGATGAATATGAGAGTGCCAGCGTCGTGGCTACGTTCAACTATGACATCAGCGAGCGCCTTGAATGGTTCAATACCCTGATGCTGCAGGCCAGTGAATCATTGGGGACTTCGTCACCCGCCAACTTTTCTCGTGCCCCTTTTGATCCGGAAAGCCCGCTCTGGCCGGATGCATTGAAAGCCGAACTGGTAGAGGAAGGATCTTTCCATCCGGACTACCCTAGCAGCGATTTCAGTGATTTTTACGGTTTTCCCATTTACGCCTGGGGAAAATTTACCGATCCGCGCTCAGTCAAAGTAGAAACGCAATCCGCACGCCTGGTCAGCGGATTGCGTGGGGAAGTTTCTAGCTGGAACTGGGAGGTCGCCGCGAATCTGGGGCGCAGTGAGTCGGAGCAGCGTGGTATTTCCGGACTGTACAACTCGGAAGCATTCTTTAATGCCAGCCTGGGGAATCTCTGCAGCGACGGTACCGTGGTTAACCGCTGGGATCTGGATCTTGTGCGGCCGGGTGCCAGTTACGGGGCGGGAGAAACCTGTGAGGACATCGGTAAAACGACCGCCTGGTACAACCCCTTTAATGGCCAGACGGATCAGCCCGACGCGATTGATCAGTTTGTCAGAACTGATGCGCGCCGAGGCGGTGTGTCAAATCTGTATGCCATCGACGGCAACATTTCGGGCAGCTGGCTGGAGTTGCCGGCTGGCGCAATCCAGGTAGCCTTCGGTGGTGAGTTCCGTCGCGAGACCGTTCAGGACACTCCCTCTGGAGAGGCGGTTTCCACCACGCTGAATCCCGAACCAATTCTCGGCTTCAGCTCCACCTCTGCGGATGCCGCTCGCAATCAGTGGGCCATTTACACCGAGCAGATGATTCCACTGGCAGCCAATACCGAGCTTCAGCTGGCACTGCGCTACGACTATTACGATAGTTTTGGTGGCGATACCAACCCCAAAGTCGCTTTGCGTCATGCGTTTTCCGATGCTGTTATTTTCCGCTCCAACTGGTCGACGTCCTTCCGTGCACCGTCACTGGCGCAGGTTGGTGCCGGTACGCTGCTGTCCAGCTACCGGGTGGATTGCTCGGAAACCGCCGAGGCCTGTGATGGGGATATGACCGAGAGTGGTGAGTTTCTTTTCTCTGAAGAAGTGAGCAATGACGCGCTCAAGCCGGAAACCGCCACCACCTGGGGCGCGGGCTTCCTGCTGAAGCCTTCGGAAGACACTGAGATCACCATTGATTACTGGAATATCGAGCACGAAAACCTGATCGGTGTGGAAGAGGATGATTTCATCCGTCGGGCATTTGCGGGCGAGTTCCCGATTGTCGGTGAAGGCGAATTGCCGACCGGACAGGCCGGCCTCGAAGTCAGTAATGGCTTTGTGGTGGATGGTCACTTCCTGTTAACCAACCTCGGTTGGCAGAAGACCAGTGGTGTGGATATGGCGGTAACCCAGTATCTGGACACGGACAACTGGGGAAGTTTCCGCCTGACCCTGGACGCTACCTACATGGCGGAGTTTGACAAGTTGCCTTCGGCAACCAGTGGTGTGATCAGTGAGGCTGGCGAATACACCTATCCTCGCTGGCTCGCCAATACATCCCTGCGCTGGCGTTACCAGGAGTGGTCCTCCACTTTGTCTGCGCGCTACACCCACAGCTATGCCGATGATCCCGACCCAAGGGTTCGTGAGGCAGCAAATCTTCCTGAGTTTGTGGAAGTCGACAGCTGGATTGTTTTCGATTTGAGCGTCAGTCGGGATTTCGATAGCGGTAGCTGGTTGAGTCTGCGCGTTAACAACCTGTTGGATGAAGAGCCTCCGCTGGCGTATGGCACCAGTGCCAACGTGGATTTCTTCAACCACAACTCCATGGGGCGTTTTTACACCCTGAGTTACGGTTACACCTTCTGA
- the yfcC gene encoding putative basic amino acid antiporter YfcC — protein sequence MHTSEVKVRHTVEQPAASAWAMPDTYLILLVVALLAFALNFLIPAGTFDTVTRVVNGVERTVIDPASYQSAGDGPAGMAFFAEGGEIGLLNFAFEGMVSGTKWGASIGVFAFILLTGGAFGLVFASGSVERGLFQVIARNRKAGHFYLAILCFLFSLGGAVFGMGEEVIPFTLILVPLLVSMGYDSITALLVTYVATQVGFATSWMNPFGVSIAQGIAGVPLMSGSGPRMLLWLLATLGLSGYTMLYARRVQVRPGVSLAFDSDKVFRDQSTAAGKLQSMVRGDGWVLLLFLAGIAWMIWGVVERSYFLPEIASQFFTMGIAIAAVAIAFGLNGLTPNKAASAFKEGAQQLLPAAMVVAFAKGIVLLLGGDDPQGASILNTVLHAAGNGLANLSGAVSAWFMLAFQTMFNFFITSGSGQAALTMPIMAPLGDLVGVTRQTAVLAFQLGDGLSNIIVPTSASLMGCLGAARLDWGIWARFALPLLAGLFLLASVAVLLAAAVGF from the coding sequence ATGCATACAAGTGAAGTAAAAGTCAGACACACGGTAGAGCAGCCTGCAGCGAGTGCCTGGGCTATGCCCGATACGTATCTGATATTGCTGGTTGTGGCACTGCTGGCGTTTGCGCTGAATTTTCTGATACCGGCCGGCACTTTCGACACGGTGACCCGGGTAGTGAATGGTGTGGAGCGTACGGTGATTGACCCCGCCAGTTACCAGAGCGCGGGTGATGGACCGGCGGGGATGGCTTTTTTTGCCGAGGGCGGCGAAATCGGGTTACTCAATTTTGCGTTTGAGGGAATGGTATCTGGCACCAAGTGGGGTGCTTCGATCGGCGTATTTGCGTTCATCCTGCTGACGGGGGGCGCCTTTGGACTGGTATTTGCCAGTGGCTCTGTCGAACGCGGCCTGTTTCAGGTAATTGCGCGCAATCGCAAGGCCGGCCATTTTTACCTCGCGATCCTCTGCTTCCTGTTTTCCCTCGGGGGGGCCGTGTTCGGTATGGGAGAGGAGGTCATACCCTTTACTTTGATCCTGGTACCGCTGCTTGTTTCCATGGGGTACGACAGTATTACCGCGCTGTTGGTGACCTATGTGGCGACCCAGGTGGGTTTTGCCACTTCGTGGATGAATCCATTCGGCGTAAGCATCGCGCAAGGTATTGCCGGAGTGCCTTTGATGTCCGGCAGTGGCCCGCGGATGTTGCTGTGGCTACTGGCCACTCTGGGCCTTTCTGGTTACACCATGCTGTACGCGCGCCGGGTACAGGTACGCCCGGGAGTGTCGCTGGCGTTTGATTCGGACAAGGTCTTTCGGGATCAGTCTACTGCTGCCGGCAAGCTGCAGAGCATGGTGCGCGGCGATGGCTGGGTACTGTTGCTCTTTCTGGCGGGTATTGCGTGGATGATCTGGGGAGTGGTGGAGCGGAGCTATTTTCTGCCGGAAATCGCCTCTCAGTTTTTCACTATGGGCATCGCGATTGCCGCGGTGGCCATTGCATTTGGACTCAACGGCCTTACACCGAACAAGGCGGCGAGCGCATTCAAAGAGGGTGCACAACAGCTGCTGCCCGCGGCTATGGTTGTCGCGTTTGCCAAGGGTATCGTTCTCTTGCTGGGCGGCGATGACCCCCAGGGGGCCAGCATTCTGAATACGGTTCTGCATGCGGCAGGGAATGGCCTGGCCAACTTGTCTGGCGCAGTTTCCGCTTGGTTTATGTTGGCATTTCAAACCATGTTTAATTTTTTCATTACTTCGGGTTCCGGGCAGGCGGCATTGACCATGCCCATCATGGCGCCGCTGGGAGACCTGGTCGGTGTGACCCGACAGACCGCGGTACTCGCCTTTCAGTTGGGTGATGGACTCAGCAATATCATTGTGCCTACTTCGGCATCGCTGATGGGTTGTCTGGGGGCGGCGCGTCTGGACTGGGGAATCTGGGCACGTTTTGCGCTGCCGCTGCTGGCCGGGTTGTTTCTGCTGGCGTCTGTTGCCGTGCTACTTGCTGCTGCCGTGGGCTTTTAA